A genome region from Bufo gargarizans isolate SCDJY-AF-19 chromosome 2, ASM1485885v1, whole genome shotgun sequence includes the following:
- the ING3 gene encoding inhibitor of growth protein 3: MLYLEDYLEMIEQLPMDLRDRFTEMREMDLQVQNAMDQLEQRVGEFFANAKKNKSEWREEQMSSIKKDYFKALEDADEKVQLANQIYDLVDRHLRKLDQELAKFKMELEADNAGITEVLERRSLELDTPTQPVNNHHAHSHSASEKRKHNPSSHHSTTDYVPEKKFKSEALLSTLTSDASKENTPGCRNNMTASATTNVYSVSSSQPLTSYNLGSLSAGAAAGAGAGAITMAAAQAVQVTAQMKEGRRTSSMKASYEAFKNNDFQLGKEFLSRDSTSYPSSALASTLTQTLTSSASTDSRSGRKNKSNNKSSSQQSSSSSSSSSLSSCSSSSALAHELSHQQTAAIPESDSNSQVDWTYDPNEPRYCICNQVSYGEMVGCDNQDCPIEWFHYGCVGLSEAPKGKWYCPQCTAAMKRRGSRHK, encoded by the exons ATGCTGTATCTGGAGGATTACCTGGAGA TGATCGAGCAGCTTCCTATGGATCTGCGCGACAGGTTCACGGAAATGCGGGAGATGGACTTGCAGGTGCAGA ATGCAATGGACCAGTTGGAGCAAAGAGTTGGGGAGTTTTTTGCTAATGCTAAGAAAAATAAATCGGAATGGAGAGAAGAACAGATGAGTTCTATCAAAAAA GATTATTTTAAAGCTTTGGAGGATGCTGATGAAAAAGTACAGTTAGCAAATCAGATTTATGATTTG GTAGATCGACATCTTAGAAAACTAGACCAAGAACTGGCTAAATTCAAAATGGAACTTGAAGCTGATAATGCAGGAATAACAGAAGTACTAGAAAGAA GATCTCTGGAATTAGACACGCCAACTCAGCCTGTTAATAATCACCatgcacattctcattctgcaaGCGAAA AAAGGAAGCACAATCCATCGTCGCATCATTCTACTACAGACTATGTTCCAGAGAAGAAATTCAAGTCTGAGGCACTGCTGTCAACGCTCACTTCTGATGCTTCTAAAGAAAACACTCCAG GTTGCAGAAATAACATGACTGCCTCAGCCACCACTAATGTGTACAGTGTGAGCTCCTCTCAGCCACTTACATCCTATAACCTTGGCTCACTCTCGGCTGGAGCGGCAGCTGGGGCTGGAGCCGGGGCTATAACAATGGCAGCTGCTCAGGCAGTGCAGGTGACTGCACAG ATGAAAGAGGGTAGAAGGACCTCCAGCATGAAAGCTAGTTATGAAGCATTTAAAAATAATGACTTCCAGCTCGGGAAAGAGTTTTTGTCTAGGGATTCCACAAGTTacccctcttctgcactggcTTCCACACTTACACAGACTTTGACTTCTTCGGCCTCTACAGATTCAAGAAGTGGACGCAAAAATAA gAGCAACAATAAATCGTCAAGTCAGCAGTCATCGtcctcttcatcctcttcttCTCTATCCTCTTGCTCATCATCATCAGCATTAGCCCATGAACTTTCTCATCAACAGACAGCAGCTATTCCGGAATCTGATTCAAATAGCCAGGTTGATTGGACTTATGATCCCAATGAGCCCCGTTACTGCATTTGTAATCAG GTTTCCTATGGTGAAATGGTTGGCTGTGATAACCAAGAT TGCCCCATTGAATGGTTCCATTACGGATGTGTTGGATTATCGGAAGCACCTAAAGGCAAATGGTATTGCCCACAGTGTACTGCCGCCATGAAGAGGAGAGGAAGCAGACATAAGTAG